TGTCACCAAGTCTTCTTTCTTAACATGATGAGTCTACTGATTTTTGCTCTCCaatattctataaaaaaataattctaaatttagtAGTAATTCGTTATTTCCTTCTATGATCTACTAATTTCTTAtgaaattggaaaaaaataaaacaaaaaacaagTTCTTTACGTTGCAAAATGGTGAATGGCATACAAATCTTGTTAAGAATCaggcaaaataaaatttcctGAGTTCCATTTATTTCCATTGacatctttttaaattaattctttggGTAGTAGCTATAGGATCATCTCCAATTCATCATCACCTTCTTCTCCTTGTACATGATTTCTTTGTAGAAAACAAGGTTTCAGCTATACAATGGATGCCTCAGAATCCGTTGTTAATACAAGTGCAGATTGTTTTGACTACGTCAGAGTTTTCTCCAATGGCATATGGAatgaaaaaaaaggagaaactATTCTCCAACATTCCTTTGTGCGTTTCCAACTTCAATTAGTTGTATTGGTCTTTATTTCCCATTTATTTTACTTGTTCTTCAGGCGTTTTCAATTCCCTCGACTCACCTCTGATGTTTTGGTAATATATCATTTCCCCTACACTTCCATTAATTtacaatgtatgcattgcatTAATCTTGATTAGTAAacagtttttttctttttcatgacTATATATCAGGCAGGTATTTTCTTGGGACCAACATTTCTTGAAAGGTACTTTCCTGATGTATCAGAAAAATTGTTTCCTCCGATACTTAATCAAGCTTTTGGTGCATTGTTAAAAATTGGATACGTTCTGTTCACATTCCTAGCAGGAGTGAGGACGGATCCAAAATTGATACGCAGATCAGGGAAAAACGTTGTCATATTGGCACTTCTTATATTTGCATTCCCTTACATAATGTTACAAACGTTAGAGATAACATTCAATCAAAAGTTAAATATAGGTCCTCCAGCGAGAAGTGCAATCCAAAATAATGCTGATCTCTATGTAGGTTCATTCACGGCGAGCCAGTTTGTGGATGCCAGTGCTATTCTGATGCAACTTAAGATAAGTAATTCTCGAATAGGTCATATGGCATTGGCAACGACGTTGATAAATGATATATCAAGGTACTTTTACCATAATATCGTGGCTGCAACTTTGAACAGATTACTGTATGCATCATCAGTGAGGGTTGGGATTCTGTTCTTTATTCATCTGATGTTGTATATGGGATTTATACTGTTCGTGGTGCGGCGAGCGATTTTCTGGTTCATTAGAACAACTCCAGAAGGGAAACCCATAAGAGATATATACATGAATAGTATCATAGCAGTAGTGTTAGTTTTAGCACTAATCGGTGATCGTTTAGGAATGGATTTTCTTTTGGGTCCTTTGGTAGTGGGTTTGATAATCCCAGCAGGGTCTCCATTAGCAATAACTATTACCTCAAAGTTTGACACCGTCGTCTTAGGTTTGCTTATCCCACTATTGTCTACCTACTGTGCCACCAAATTGGATTTATGGGAATTTTTTACCCATTTTAGTTATGTTCTCAACTTTCAAATGGCTTTTATTGGTTACATGTTCAAGTTGCTGGCAACTTTTATCTTCGTACTGGCTGTCAAGATTAATCTCGAAGAAGCTGTCGTTCTTGCACTCATCTTGAATGTCAAAGGACCTCGCGAGATGGGaacattctttttattctttaacaTTGAGGTAAttcttcatttttgtttttctttcttttcaagtaTTCTTAGCTTGATGCCTGCGCCAAGTGCAATGGTATTCACTTTTTGAACAAGACTAATCATCTGCAGACAAGGGATTTAGAGAGTACAAGTGGAATTTTGCTAATATTCTTGATAACATCGTATATACCACCGTTGATCAAAATGCTCTATGATCCAAGTAAGCATTACGTAGGctataagaaaaaatgcaTTCAACATACTCCAAATGATGCAAAGCTGGAGATATTAGCCTGCGCAAATAAACAAGAGGATGCCTTGTCTGCAATCAGATTGTTAGAACTTTCCAATCCTAGCAAAGAAAGTCCAATGACTGTTTATGGACTTTGCTTGGAAGAACTTCTTGGCAGTGACGCGCCTTACACAATCAATCATCAATTCGGCCAAAAGAAATCTGCTTCTAGAGGATCTCGATCGCAACCCATCGTCGATATCTTCAAATACTTCATGTTAGAGCACGAAAATGAAGCTCTAGTAGAAGTATACATTGCAGTATCACCTCTGAAGTCAATGCACGAAGACATTTGTTGGCAGGCATTCGACAAGACATGTTCTTTAATAGTACTGCCATTTCATCAGAAATGGAACAATAGAGGGAATTTAGTTTCAAACAGCAGTGAATTGAGAAACCTGAACATTAATGTGTTGGAAAGAGCACCTTGTTCAGTAGGAATCCTAATTGATCGTAGCAGAAGCCAAGGTCTATCGTCTATATTCGCTCCATCGCCAATTTATCGTGTCGCTGTATTGTTTGTGGGAGGAAAAGATGATAGAGAAGCATTGGCTTATGCATTAAGAATGGCAGGTAGTCGAAAAGTGCAACTAACAGTATTGTGTTTTATCACACCTGATGATACCAACACCATTAATACTTGGGAAGATATGCTTGATCATGAAGCTTTACGAAAACTGAAACACGCAATGTCAATGactaatagtaatattaagtACATAGAAGAGACAGTAGGAGAAGGATCTGACGCAGCTGCTATAGTTCGATCCGCACAGGAAAATTATGATCTTATATTAGTAGGCTGTCGACATGAAAGTAAACCTGAAGCAATATCAGGATTATCACAATGGACAGAATTTCCAGAATTAGGAGCCTTAGGTGATCAACTTGCTACTTCAGAAATTACTACTTCAGTTTCCATCTTAGTTGTTCAACAACAAATCTTGAAAGCAAGTCATAGCAGTGTTTTGAATTAGTGATTTGTTATGGGGAACTTGTATTGTAATGTAACCAATGTACTCAAAACAATTAAGCACTTGTAAGAGGAGTTACTAGgataattctctttttttttttttgcctcaaaagaaaaaaaaatcataagttTTGTTCTTCCTCCTTTTCCTTTATATATGACTAGGGAACATTAGTTTTTATCAATTGAGATTGAATTTATCCTTTAGTTTTACATAAAACCAAGAAAGCTAATTTGACTACTGAAATGGCAGCAgagcataaatatatatatgggtTTCTCCATTAGCAACGGCTCTAAAATCAAAGCTTAATACTATAGATTCTTTATGGATTGTTTGTCCCTCTTTTGTCTACATATTGTACCTCATAAATCAATCTATGAAAATTGATGGTTCACAAGTCCAATACCGTTGGTACTAAAAAATTtgcatatttttttcattgcaccaatattttaatttttttttaaattttaatttatattagagTCGACTACTGAGAATtcgttcaatttttttatgccATGGAGGGCAGAGCTCCACATCAGTATTCCACCCACCGTCGACATCATTATTTCACTTTGGATAAATTAATCTATGGGTACCAAAACTTTACAACTTATCcaaatagtattaattttttaatttgtttgttgttattcattgtttttatttcaattaatggTATCCATTGGGATTCTGATGATTTTTTGTTTGTGTTCATTAGTGTCGTGCGTAGGTGAACTTCCAGCAGCCACATCATCAAAAAACTAGCTACcatttattgaaataaaaataagaattgcGATACTaactataaagaaataaattaaaaaattagtatcattTGAATATAAGtagtaaaattttagtacTAAAGAGGCATTTGatcaaaaattaagtattGACGTGGATAATGAGTGAAATGTTAATGTAACGTTCTTAAGAATTGAACAGATTCCTAATGGGTGCCGTTGcctaacaaattaaaattttaaaataaagacaaatcgaaatatatattagtatcaaTTGAAATAAGGATGGCAGTCGGGCATATATTTTTGGATACCGGACCCGACTAACCCCTAATAGAAcatattcatataataataaatgagtttaggatggtttttaatttaattttactaccCAATATCGGGTTCGGATTTGAACCCGCGAGTACTTATTATCCAAACTTGATtatattatagtttatttgtattatttagaacattattataaattttactgaatttatgtttgaatcttattaatatattgaatatttaaatttgattagtttatactttatattttttatattaatttttattaatttattttaaaatttaattattgtaaacAGTTCGGTAAATAgatatctatttaattatctaaatgTTTATATAAACGAATAAAATACTTactatctattttaatatctataaatatatttaataattatttaatttaaatagattttaatcGGATTCGGATAGTATGTAAGTATTTTTATTCAGATTTGGAACGGATTCaggtaataaaaataattttttaaacggGTTTAGAGAggattcaaatttatatatcttaatCGGATTTAGATTTAGATATTATCAAATGGGGGAGTAAAATATTAGCCTGCAGTCTCACTTATCAAAAGAGATTCATGAAGACATCTGTTGGCTCCCATTTGACAAGGTTGTTCCTGAATAATACTTCCATTTCATAAGAAACGAAATAACAGTGGCAAAATGGCTTCAAACAGCATTTACTCGAGGAATTTGAACATTAGTGTACCTGACAGGGCGCCTTGTTCTGCGGGCATTCTTGTTGATCGTCGTAGAAATCGCGGCTCATCTACTGTTTTTGACTCATCAATAGTATGTCATGTTGCTACACTGTTCACAGGAGATCTACATGATAGAGAAGCATTCGCTTAAGCATTGAGAATGGCAAGAACTCCTGAACTAAGGGTAACAGCTGTGCATTTTTCACTGCTGATGATATCGTACACGATAGTTGGGAGAATATGCttgattttaaatctttaaaaagcTTGAGACAACAAATGTCATTGAACATGAATATTACTTATATAGAAAATACAGTAAGAAATGGGTCAGATATAGCACCCATGGTACGCTCAATTGAAGGAAATTTCGACCTTATAATGGTGGGGAGACGAATTGAAACTAAGCCACAAGTAATTGAAGGACTATCTCAATGGGCGGAGTACCCTGAGCTGGGAGCAATGGAAGATTTAATTGCGTTTTCAGATATTGTTAATACAGCTTTATTAAATCCTGAAACAGATCATAGCATTAATCCGAACACGTCCAATAAAATGataacatttaattttaattttatatgtcagtttaagattaataagacaattaattttttaaaatataatattatcatattttattagataataataattttttccgatgtcattcaataaaaaaaaataaatataaaggtgttacatagaaaaaattacattctaatatttaattattaaataatacttATACTTTACTGAACGTCTTATATATTCGTTTTAATTAAACATCAACTTTACAAAgtttatttctcaattattgGAGATAATGGtctaataattgaaaatactCCTAAAAATAGGTATTGAAAGACTAATAAAATCTGGTACAAAGAAACTACCAGAAAAAAATGATAGATTTCTGTTGCTATTAACTCGTAGACCACCTGCTAATAACAACCTGAGACTTGAAGGTCAAAACACCCATAATATCAGGTTTACCTCccactctctttctctcttatttgcttttctttctgtGTAAGAattcttgttttcttcttcttcttcttttttccatcTCTTTTGATGTTCTTTATTTCCCAGTTGCTTgtgttctttctttatcttcttcCTAATAGCAATAATTATGGTGGCCAATGTTACTTTAACAATCGACCAAATGGTCTGCAGAAAAATGGGGTATATAACATCCTATAGTATCTGGCAAAATAAATATGCCTTAGCCCCTACAGTTATCCTCACATCACAGCTTGTGGTTATTTCTCTAGCTTCAAGATTCGTCGATCTTTGGCTACGGCAACTAGGACAAACCAGCGTAGTTTCCCAAATCATtgtatgtgtttttttttcagtacttttattttcatgttaattGGTTACATGTACATgttcatacatatatatatatataagcacATACCTTCTTTGCAAATTTCCAggattttttacatatatatatacaaaaagtTAATAGCTCGCACACATGACATGAATATATGCAGGCGGGTATTTTACTTGGGCCATCAGTTCTAGGGCAAAACAAGGAAGCAGCACATACCCTGTTTCCTCGAGAAGGGTATATGACATTGGCGACATTGGCATCATTTGGAAATATGTTCTACCATTTCTTGATTGCAGTAAGGCAAGATCCTGCAATGATACTGCGGCCAGGACGAGTGGCAATGTTTATAGCTACTATAGCCTTCTCTATAACAATGTTTTTTAGCATCATATTGGCCATGGTGTTGAGGAAGTATGTAGAAATGGATGAGACCCTGCATAATGGTCTTGTATTAATAGCTATGGCTCAAGCTTTTACAGGTATCTCAGTTGTTTCTTATCTGATAACTGAGCTGAAGCTCCAGAACACAGATGTCGGTCGCCTATCCCTCGCTATAGCAGTATTTACCGACGTATTAAATGTACTCATGGTAACAATGTCATTTGTGGCTGGAAGAAAGATCACTAGTCACCAAATGATATTTTTGGGGGCAATTTTAACAACTGTTGGAGtagcttcttttattttgtttgtcaTCAGGCCAGTGATATTGACGATGATAAGCTACATACCAGTAGGGAAACCTGTCGATCAGAAGTATGTATTTTTTGTCATCATTACAGCCCTTATACTTGGATTTGTAAGTGAGGTTATAGGACAGCATTACCTCTTCGGACCGGCAATTTTTGGCATGATTGTGCCGGAAGGACCTCCTTTAGGTGCAGCTTTGGTCACAAGACTAGACACTTTTGTCGCAGGATTTCTTTACCCAACATACCTTGCCATTAGTGGTCTTCAAACCAATTTCTTAACAATTAATATGAAGGAGATATGGATTATAGGGTCTGTCATTGTCTTTGGAATACTGATAAAGACAGTAGCAGTAATGAGTGCAGCAATGTATATGAAAATACCTACAAAAGAAGCTTTCGTGCTTTCGATGATTTTGAACTCGAAGGGCATCCTCGATCTCTGTATTTATAACTTCTGGAAGGAGAACAAGGTCTGATTAGTCAAATGTCATATGATGTAGCAAAAAGAGCAAATGTTCCTTTTTCTTGACTACAGATCCTGGAATAACTAACCTGACAACTCTTGTTTATTGCAGATTTTACAACAAGAAGAGTTCAGTTTGTGTATAATGTCAGTAGTACTAACAACAGCAATTATAACTCCGTTAGTAAGATACCTCTATGATCCTACAAAGCAATCCCAACCATTTAGGAGAAGTACCATCCAACATTCTAAGCAAGATTCGGAGCTTCGGATGCTAGTTTGCGTACACAATTCTGAGAATGTTCCTACGCTTGTCAACCTTCTAGAAATATCCAATGCCACTGAGGAGAGTCCTATTGCCGTCATTGCCTTGGTCCTCATCGACCTCGTAGGCCGGAGTATTCCGATCTTGATATCAAATGACAACCAGGCGCATAATAAGGAAACATCTGCTGCAAGTAGAATTCTCAACGCCTTGAGAGTGTATGGGCAACACAATGAGGGTCGCACCACCATCCAATCATTCACCTCAATCTCTTCATTCGATATGATGCACCTCGACATTTTCAGATTGGCAGTCGACAGGAGAGCTAGTATCTTGATTATGCCGTTTCATAAGAAATGGGCTATTGATGGAAATGTCGAGTCGACAAATACTTGTATCCGACGATTGAACTCCAACGTCCTTGAAAGGGCTCCATCCTCTGTTGGAATACTAGTGGACCGTGGAATCCTAAAAGGGCCATTGAATATCGTCTCTAGTAAGATGAAATTCAAGGTTGCTGTCATCTTCCTTGGTGGACCAGATGATGCAGAATCACTAGCTTATGGAGCTAGAATGGCGAGGCATGACTCTGTGATATTGACAGTTATCCGATTCCTTCTTTTCGGGAACGAAAATAGCATAGAAAGGAAGCGAGACAGTGAGCTAATCTTTCAGTATAAGCAAGCTAACGTAGGAAATGACCGATTTTTGTATGTTGAAGAAGTTGTGAGAGATGGGCTGGGGCTATCTCAATGTATAGGAAAGCTTGTAAACtactttgatttaattttggTAGGGAGATATCATCAGGATTCTCCTCTTTTTACTGGTCTTGAAGATTGGAGCGAGTGCCCTGAGCTAGGCATCATCGGTGACATGCTTGCCTCTCCCGATCTGAAGACAACTGCATCAGTGTTAGTGGTGCAACAACAAAGAATAAGAGCGAGCAAAAGGGAATCACGAGCTCATGTTGTTCCGGAAGATAATTCATGGAGTATCTCCATGGATCGTAACGAGGGATAGAGTTTCTCCTCTGTGCTAGTGATTCATACTTCAGAGACCCCTATTCCATAGTGCAGGCAATCTTTAAAAcacccaaaaaagaaaaggaaaaagaaatagcgcagatgttttaaatttatgtttccTGTTATTCCTGGAAATTGTCCATATATCCTTTTGAAATAGTACAGATGTTAAGAATTCCCAGTTAATTTGTCATATCAGTACTCCATAAGCTAATGGCATAATTATTGTTTACGTTTTCTGAATCCAAATCATTATATTCCATAAGCAACCCCAATTGTGTAAGAGATTTTTAGGCAATATATATTCGTTGTAGGTCATCACTGGACTGTTCAAGGCGTCTTTCTCGTAATGCAAGAGACGTGGATTCTCACTCCTTGCAATCAAAGTTTATTAATACTCTTGAAAGAATGGACATAAAGGTCATTTTGAAATTGTTACATAGTCTTTTCAACGTGTTATCAATTTTatctctaaaattaataaaacacctaatcaacaaaaaaaacagttaatttttagaaataaagtTCATGTGTGAAGAATTATAATACGAAATTGGAAACAAATCTGTTGATAATTTATCACCACAACATTCTATTTGAACTTGTCTTACTCTATTTGAGAGTTTCCTACTTAAATTTGGCATCTAcatcataattaataaaaaaaaatacatatatgtaaatattttatactttgatattaaataattagacaTATTTCAtcgtttaaaattaataaacataaattaattatttatgggTGTGGTGGATATGTAACAACGTACACTTAAAATTAGGTAAGAATTGTAAACCAAGTTGCTTTCAACCATCCAAAATAGTTCCTTTCATATTTCCTTTTGGTTTTGTATAATTCACACGtacttctctctctctctctctctctctctctctctctgacCATCCAAAAACAAACTGTAAATAAAGTTGCATTCAACCCAAAATAGTTGTTTTTGTCCCGGTTAGGACAAAATCTGGGGGGTTTTAATTCAAAACCTGACCTCTGTCAATAGAAATTTAACATACCTAAAACAACTATTGCTGGCCTGGAGAAGTGGGATTAATTAACTCAGTCAAGCAGGAgcgcaagaaaaaggaaatggaaGGGTGAGTTCATTTTAACCGACTAATGACCCAGGGAAACTGGGATCCACAAAACTCCAAATCCCACGGTTCAGTTTCTTAAATAATGGCTTCGCCTGTGGCCACCTCGCACGTCCAGTCACCAgaagataaagataaaaacCCAGAAATTTCTAAATAACCTAATGAATAATAGATGGATTTCCAAGTATGTCAGtccaaatatattttctagGCTTTTATTTCTAGTCACAAAAGGATCCTTTGAAATCAACTCTAAACCAGAGCACTTCCCCCTCATTTCATCCCATGCTATATATTCTCTAAATCTCTCAAACAATAACAAAACCATGTCGCCGCCGCCGCCGTCGACAACAAGAAGAAGCCTGAAAATAGGTATAATTGGCTTTGGGCGCTTTGGGCAGTTCTTGGCAAAAACCATGATCAAACAAGGACATACACTAAGGGCAACTTCTCGTTCAGATCACTCTCACCTCTGTGAAGATTTGGGTATCTCATACTTCAGGTAACTACAACGATTCCGTAGCTTCATTTGCTTGCATCTGAAAAAAGCTTCTACTGAAATATTTCATCCTGAATAATTCTGTTTATTCACTGCTAGGGATGTTATCAAATTTCTTGAAGCTGATAACgatgttattttgatatgcaCATCAATCCTATCTCTACAAGAGGTGCTCAACTCAATGCCACTCCATAGTCTGAAACGACAGCGAACTCTCTTTGCCGATGTTCTATCAGTTAAAGAGTACCCAAGAGATGTTCTAACGAAAGTACTTCCCTGAACCCATCATTTTAAATAGAGCTGAGAGTTTCTTGCATGTCACTATATCCCTGATAAGTGTTTGAAAATGCATGTGAACCCTTATTAGGTACTGCCAGAAGAATCGGACATACTGTGTACTCACCCCATGTTCGGACCAGAGAGTGGAAAACATGGGTGGAAAGACCTAGCTTTTGTATATGACAAGGTTCGAGTAAGAGATGAAGCTACATGctcaagttttctaaaaatattcgAGACTGAGGTAAGtcctttgttttttcttcATCATGCCATTACCAAGATAATTCTAGCTTTTGTCCTAAAGCTGGTTTAGATATTACTTTAAGCTAAACAGTGAAGTAAAGCCCCCCTCCAGCACAGTTTCTTTTCGGCTTATCTTCTTCATAATTTCTGGAAGAAGCTGAATTTTCTAGCAATTCCCAGAAACTGCTTTAGGAGAAATCGGAAGAATGTGGCAAACTGGACAAGTATAAGAGTAGtgcaagaaagaaagactGCATGAGGATATCCAGCTAAGAAATTGACAGGCTTGATGTACTAGACTAAGCATTAGCCAAGCTAGACCAATGACCTAACAAAGAGAATTGGGAAGCAGATATATGTCATCTTCACTAATTAAATGTTCATGGCTCCGAGTCCTAAAAGCATATGCgaccaaaaacaaaaagtagTCTAGAGTTGGATCTTAGCAGATGAAATACGTTAGCATCATCACAACCATACATAATCAGACTGTTCTAACTAACTGAAAACTGCCTCATATGTAGTTATATGCTCATAATTCATCTAGCTATTGCCAGataacaagaagaaaatgacagacagaaaaagaaaaaaaaaaagaaaaaagaaaaagaaaacattaacGCATGAAAAGCTTGTAAAACCCAACAAAACTTGGCCAGTTGCTATAATATTACGATACCCGCCACCGTGCACTTTCAGAAGAAAGTATTAATTAACATGGTGAACCCTTGAACCAAGTAACAAGACCTAAATTGGAAAGCACAGTTGATTGATATCCAATATCTATTTCAGAAGCAACATCATCTAAATTCCAATAGCATATTCATAGATTTGCTGTTGCATGATATAATTCAGAACAGCATTTGCaagtttatcaatttgagattGTGGTACACATCACTGTTTATATATTGATCAGGGTTGCAGAATGTTGGAGATGTCTTGTGAAGAACATGACAGAATGGCTGCCAAAAGTCAGTTTCTTACTCACACTATAGGCAGGTAAAATGTTTTTCTATTTGAGCATAGATGATGGCTAGAGAAGCAAAACATAATAACTTAAGCTTCTTCCGATGTTATAGGATTTTTTCAGAAATGGAGATCAAGTCCACACCTATGAGTACAAAAGGCTTTGAGACACTAGTTCGATTAGTAGGATGGAttacttttcctttctttttattctgaGTTCTACTCAATTAAAACAAGAACAAATAACAATTACATGAAGAA
The nucleotide sequence above comes from Ricinus communis isolate WT05 ecotype wild-type chromosome 6, ASM1957865v1, whole genome shotgun sequence. Encoded proteins:
- the LOC112533701 gene encoding cation/H(+) antiporter 15-like → MDASESVVNTSADCFDYVRVFSNGIWNEKKGETILQHSFVRFQLQLVVLVFISHLFYLFFRRFQFPRLTSDVLAGIFLGPTFLERYFPDVSEKLFPPILNQAFGALLKIGYVLFTFLAGVRTDPKLIRRSGKNVVILALLIFAFPYIMLQTLEITFNQKLNIGPPARSAIQNNADLYVGSFTASQFVDASAILMQLKISNSRIGHMALATTLINDISRYFYHNIVAATLNRLLYASSVRVGILFFIHLMLYMGFILFVVRRAIFWFIRTTPEGKPIRDIYMNSIIAVVLVLALIGDRLGMDFLLGPLVVGLIIPAGSPLAITITSKFDTVVLGLLIPLLSTYCATKLDLWEFFTHFSYVLNFQMAFIGYMFKLLATFIFVLAVKINLEEAVVLALILNVKGPREMGTFFLFFNIETRDLESTSGILLIFLITSYIPPLIKMLYDPSKHYVGYKKKCIQHTPNDAKLEILACANKQEDALSAIRLLELSNPSKESPMTVYGLCLEELLGSDAPYTINHQFGQKKSASRGSRSQPIVDIFKYFMLEHENEALVEVYIAVSPLKSMHEDICWQAFDKTCSLIVLPFHQKWNNRGNLVSNSSELRNLNINVLERAPCSVGILIDRSRSQGLSSIFAPSPIYRVAVLFVGGKDDREALAYALRMAGSRKVQLTVLCFITPDDTNTINTWEDMLDHEALRKLKHAMSMTNSNIKYIEETVGEGSDAAAIVRSAQENYDLILVGCRHESKPEAISGLSQWTEFPELGALGDQLATSEITTSVSILVVQQQILKASHSSVLN
- the LOC8259491 gene encoding cation/H(+) antiporter 15, which translates into the protein MVANVTLTIDQMVCRKMGYITSYSIWQNKYALAPTVILTSQLVVISLASRFVDLWLRQLGQTSVVSQIIAGILLGPSVLGQNKEAAHTLFPREGYMTLATLASFGNMFYHFLIAVRQDPAMILRPGRVAMFIATIAFSITMFFSIILAMVLRKYVEMDETLHNGLVLIAMAQAFTGISVVSYLITELKLQNTDVGRLSLAIAVFTDVLNVLMVTMSFVAGRKITSHQMIFLGAILTTVGVASFILFVIRPVILTMISYIPVGKPVDQKYVFFVIITALILGFVSEVIGQHYLFGPAIFGMIVPEGPPLGAALVTRLDTFVAGFLYPTYLAISGLQTNFLTINMKEIWIIGSVIVFGILIKTVAVMSAAMYMKIPTKEAFVLSMILNSKGILDLCIYNFWKENKILQQEEFSLCIMSVVLTTAIITPLVRYLYDPTKQSQPFRRSTIQHSKQDSELRMLVCVHNSENVPTLVNLLEISNATEESPIAVIALVLIDLVGRSIPILISNDNQAHNKETSAASRILNALRVYGQHNEGRTTIQSFTSISSFDMMHLDIFRLAVDRRASILIMPFHKKWAIDGNVESTNTCIRRLNSNVLERAPSSVGILVDRGILKGPLNIVSSKMKFKVAVIFLGGPDDAESLAYGARMARHDSVILTVIRFLLFGNENSIERKRDSELIFQYKQANVGNDRFLYVEEVVRDGLGLSQCIGKLVNYFDLILVGRYHQDSPLFTGLEDWSECPELGIIGDMLASPDLKTTASVLVVQQQRIRASKRESRAHVVPEDNSWSISMDRNEG
- the LOC8259490 gene encoding arogenate dehydrogenase 1, chloroplastic isoform X1, translating into MNNRWISKYVSPNIFSRLLFLVTKGSFEINSKPEHFPLISSHAIYSLNLSNNNKTMSPPPPSTTRRSLKIGIIGFGRFGQFLAKTMIKQGHTLRATSRSDHSHLCEDLGISYFRDVIKFLEADNDVILICTSILSLQEVLNSMPLHSLKRQRTLFADVLSVKEYPRDVLTKVLPEESDILCTHPMFGPESGKHGWKDLAFVYDKVRVRDEATCSSFLKIFETEGCRMLEMSCEEHDRMAAKSQFLTHTIGRIFSEMEIKSTPMSTKGFETLVRLKDDTTKDSFDLFSGLFLCNRFAKQELKNLELALEKVKQKLLDQMHVEQNLD
- the LOC8259490 gene encoding arogenate dehydrogenase 1, chloroplastic isoform X2; translation: MNNRWISKYVSPNIFSRLLFLVTKGSFEINSKPEHFPLISSHAIYSLNLSNNNKTMSPPPPSTTRRSLKIGIIGFGRFGQFLAKTMIKQGHTLRATSRSDHSHLCEDLGISYFRDVIKFLEADNDVILICTSILSLQEVLNSMPLHSLKRQRTLFADVLSVKEYPRDVLTKVLPEESDILCTHPMFGPESGKHGWKDLAFVYDKVRVRDEATCSSFLKIFETEGCRMLEMSCEEHDRMAAKSQFLTHTIGRKMTLQRIALISLVGYSFVIDLPNKS